GCCATATACGGCCAGAAAGCCACCGCCCATTCCCTCGCCCATGCCATGTCCGGAGCAGCCGCTTGTCACAAAGACTTTGCCTGTGACGCCATTTTCAAATTGAAGGATCACAATATAACAGTCATCATCTGGAAACACCGGAATGCTGAGCTTATTGCTATAGGCATAGACCTCCGTAACCGGGGATTCGACGGTCCACAAAATCAGATCAAGTGGGTGGCAGCCGCCGCCCAGCAGGATATTCTGGGGATTTTGCCGATCAATGCGCCAGGGTGTGTGGTTTTTGCCTTCGGGTGAATAATGGCTCCACATGTCATGGATGTAATCGCCCTGAACAAAGAAAACATCGCCAATCTCACCGGATTGGGCCATCAGTGCCATTTCGTGCCAGGGATGCAGGTAGCGCATGGTTTGGTCGGTCATGACGTGCCGGCCACTCTCTACCTCTGCGTCGAGGATGCGTTGGGCATCTGCCACTGTGGTGGCAAGCGGTTTTTCCACCAGGACGTGGCAGCCCTGCTCCAATGCCATGACAGTCTGGTCGGCGTGCAAGTGATCCGGTCCCGCCACGACTACAACATCGGGCTGTGTTTCTCGCAAGAGTCGAGCGTACTCGTGGCCAGTCAAGGCATCCGGATATTGCTCCTGCATCATGTCCAACTGTGCCTGCTGTGGATCGACGAGCCCCACAATTTTTCCACGTCCATCAGCGGCGGCTACTTGGGCCACGTTACGGCCAGCGCTTCCACAGCCGCTAATCAAGAATTTGTAAGGTTTCATGGCAGACACCTCAAATACTCAATGTACGGTTTCAGGTGCTGTGTCGTACGTTGGTTGCCGTCCCCAACTCAAAGGCGTACAGGGTGGCCCGGTTCATCTCGAAGCGGATGTTGACCTTCTTGCCGGCAAGCAGCGAAAGGTCTGGGCTCCCTTTCCACTTCAAAGACAGCCGGAATTGATCACCAGAGACCCGTTCGCATTCGTCGAACGAATAGCCGGGAAGCGGATCGGCTGGTTCGGGTGGATGCGGAATGTTCTCATAGAGAGCGGCTCGAATCCATCCGCCCCGGTCGGCTGTATAGTTTAGTAAAAGCTCTCCGCCGCTTATCTTCCGACTCTCCAGGGTAAATGCCCCGCGATTATCCGCTCGTATGCCCCCGAGCCGGTGCTCCGGCCACATCGCCAGCCGAAACCGACCGGCTGTATTGACGTCCCGGTAGTACACTTCGTGATGTCGAGCCGTTCTGCCGCTGTATGGCAGCGCAAAGCGCCCGTCCGGCAGTACGACCAGTCCCGGTCCTCCATATACGCCACCTTCGTCGCCGCTTCCGTTTTCTCCGCGCGGAACGATCGGCTCCCGCGATGGCCTCGACCAGTTGACTCCGTTGCTGCTGACCGCCAGTTGCATCTCTACGCTGCAGTCAACCTGGTGGAAGACGGCGGGAAACATCAGGTGCAGGTCAGTTCCGGGATAACGGCAATAGGCGTTGGTATAGAGCGAGTCGCTCGGTCCATCCAGCGCATCCGCAGCGAGTATCGGTTTTGGTACCGGCCACTTCGAAAAGTTTTCGGTCTCTGACATCCCCACCGCTCTGCGCCCGTCGATTTTAGTCCTGAAATACCCGACGTACCGGTTCTTTTTGACATCGAAATACGCCACGGTCTGCGAGTCGCAAAACGCTTTGAAAACCGGTTCATCGAGTACCGTCCACCGTATCCCGTCCACAGACGTCATCGCACGGTGTGTACCCACCAGCCGCACCTTCTTCCGCACCTCGTCACGGTTGTAGCCCTGTTCGCCCAGTTCTTTCCATTTCGCAAGACCTTCTTTATTGGAAATCTCATTGCCCGCTTCGTCGTACCACCGCGGGCTATGGCCGAGTTTCTTGTAGCGATCGCCTCCTGCAGGGTTCTCGTCGATGAATACCGAACCTCGAAGGGCATGAGGACCGACCAGACAGATATTGTTCTTCGTCGAGCCTTCAAACTCATATAGCCCGAGTTCCGGTTTGTTCCAGCGAAAACCGTCTTCGCTTTCGGCATAACACATGAACTGTGAAGTAGGGGGGGCACCACTGCGCGCTCCGTACCACATTCGGTACTTGCCGGCATCCTGCCTCACCGTCACGTGACTGATCTGCTGTCTCTCCCAAGGCCGGTCGGCGGCCACCACGACCTCCGACTTCTCCGCAGGTGTAAGCACTAGGCGAATCCCTTCGGGTACATGAAACGGATATGCATTTCCCGCCTCGTCGTACCGTGAGGCGCCAGCGAATACACGCGAATAACTCAATAATGGTTCCATATGCCCTCCAGTGCCTCTGAGACCCGAACGTTCACTATCTTCTTTTTGCACTAATTTCAGCGATGGTATCACCGGTTATTTTGACTGTGTGGGTATCTACTCGCTCGACGTCCTCACGGGCAGCTCTGGCCTCGGCACTATCAGCAGACTGATATTCGGTCGCGAATATATATGGGGATGGGATTGTATAAGGTGCGATTTCCCCGATTCGTCCCATGGCTTTGCGAGCGCCCTCTCGGAGCAGATCCCGGGCTTTGGTGGGGGAGAGGGAGAGGGCAGCCGTGCGGCTGAGCCCCTCTTTCACGACAACGCCTTCGATGTCGGGAACGTATCGTCGAGCCTCATCTACAGCAGCCCGATCCCCGCTGATGAAAACCGTGGGCACGCCAACCTCACCGGCATGGGCTATGTTGAAACCAATTTCACCGATCAGTTCATCGTTCAACCAGCAGTTGGCAATGCTTCGGGAGCTCCAGCTGTGACACAGCACACCATCAGGCGTGTTCTCCATCGCGTGATGGCCATACAAAAACTGCGCCTCAAATGTCAATCCCATCTCCCACGCAGAGCCTCTGGGGCGACCGAATATCACCCGGGCTTCGCGGTGGATATGTTCGATATTGATTCCACCACTGCCGTGTCCGTCCAGCACGATAGGATCTGTGGCGCCTCCTTCCATAGCACCGTCTATGAGGGCGTTGATCTCCAGAGTGGCGAGATATTTTGCCTGTTCGTTGTCGCGCCCTCCGTCGTAAGTCTGAGTTTTGAAATCTACGACGCCAGCAGTGCCTTCCAAATCGCACAAGATAAGAATTCTCATGGAAAGTCTCCTGATGAAATTGACGATGTTTTACGTTGCCAAAATACATGATTGTGGGGCGTTCCTGCAAGCAGAGATGCGCCCGCCCCTCTTAGAGATGCTCTGTCCAATTGCGTTTGACTTCGACATGGTCACTTTCTATCTTGCCCCTGAAAGATATTTTGCTATTTGGGTCGTTTTTTTTCGGAGGATTGGACGGATGATGGCTAAACCGAGTTTTCGCAAGCCAGCACCGGAAGGGGTGGTGGAGCAGATCGGCATCGGTACTGGTACGGGCAATGGGATGGTGGTCTTAGACGACGGCTCCCTGGTGATGGTTGTGGGGAGTCGTTTTCATATCTCGACCGACGGCGGACAGACCTGGGGCGAGTCGCGGCCGTTGAACTGCGAGGCAATGGGAAGTTCGTCCAACCTGTCGTGTATAAAGCTGCAGTCGGGCAAGCTGGCACTGGCGCACCGGGGCAAGGAGGAGGCGGGACTGGGGACGGAGATGTTCAACTGGAATCCCTTTTATCTGTCGGTGTCTGAAGACGAGGGCCAGACCTGGGTGGGCGCGTGGCCGATGAAGCTACTGGGTGGACCATACCACGATGTGATGATTCAACTGTCGAGCGGGCGGTTGCTGATGCCCAGCCGGATCTGTCACAGCAACAGACGGCACCCTGGTTTGGAATACGAGCGGGTGAGTAGTTATGGGATCTGGAAGGGGCTGCGGTTGCAGGTGAGCGGACATTATCACTATCCGGAGGTGGATATTGCCGCGGTGAGTTATTCGGACGACGAGGGACAGACGTGGCAGCAGTGTCAGGGGCAGTTGATGGGCTGGTTTGACGCGGAGGGCATTCCCAACGGGCGCGGAGGAATCACGGCGGTGGATGAACCGAGTGTGGCGGAATGCGCGGATGGGCGGGTGATGCTGCTGGCGCGATCTACGGTGGGGCGGCTGGTGCAGAGCACCAGCGAAGACGGTGGAGAGACCTGGACGCCGATTTTGCCGAGCGATCTGGCGAGTTCGTACTCGCCGCCGAGGCTGCGGCAAATTCCGAGCACGGGCGACTTGCTGTGTGTGTGGAACCAGGTGTCGCGGGATGAGATCAAACGGGGTTACCGGCGGGGGAGGCTGTCGGTGGCGATTTCCAGGGATAGTGGCGCGAGCTGGGAGCGGTTCAAGACAATCGAGGTGAGCGAGGGGATGGAGGACGTGGAGCGGGTGGTGCCGCAAGAGCCGATTACGCCAGTGATCGGGTTGCCCGATGTGGGTATGCTGCCAGAGGGGTTCGCCACCTTCGACTATCCCAATGTGTGGTTTGCGGGCGATAAGGTGTACCTGACCTACCACCGGAGCTGGGTCGAAGCGGACGAGGACGCCGGGGAAGCGGTGACACTGGGGGAACGGAAAGGGAAGGCGGGGAAGCCACGCGAGATGGTTCTGCGCATTTATCCGCTGGCGGAGTTTTATCGCTGAAATGTCGTTTATTCTATTTCTGTATAGTCGGAGGTGAGGGTTAAATCACCTGACTTCACATTAATAAAGCAGGCGATTGTTCCTTCGGGCCGCGTGGCGGTTACCACCCATTGCTCGGCCCTCTTCCTCAGCTTTGCAGGTGATTCGATCCACTTCCTTTTGCCGGTTATTCCGGTATCAGTCGTTGATATCAGAAAGGCCGCATCCAAGGGCCTTGATGATTCAAAAATCACTGTGAACTGTCCGCTTTCAGTCCTGGACGAAATTTGCCTGGCCCAGGGTTTGCCCTCTTTGACAACGCTGTCTGCGAAGGTATAGCTATCCGGAGGTTTCATACCGGGCTGGTGCCCGTGTTTCATGCCGGGGATCAGACATACCATGTATGGCCCGGATACAGTGCGATAGCATGAGGCCTGCTTGTCCAATGGAAAGTGCTGGTCTCCCGGCCAGGAGAGCCACAGGGTCGGGGTTTTCACTTTTTTTAAGCGTAAAACGGGGTCCCAGACCTCCTTGTAAAGGTCATTATTTCCAAGTGCCCTGCCGTATTGATTGGCCGCCTGGGATAGGTTCCCGCATCCGTACGTCGGAATGGCAAAAGCAAAGCGGTCGTCGATACCGATAACCGTGCTTGCAATAATGCCTCCCCAGGAGATACCCATCAGGCCGACGCTCGTACTATCTACCTGCGACAGGGAACGAAGTAGCGAGTTCGCCAGGATTGCATCGGCAACGGCGTGATACATCCACTGTTCTTCAATCGGTTTGTCGGCGTCACCGTAAATACCTGTGCGAGCCGGTCCTGACCAGGGATGTTTTTTCCACCTGTTGCGCCTGGTGTCGCCGGGTTTCCCTGGCTCCCGTTCATCTGTCTGCCCTTCCACTGCGATACTGATTGCCGCGTATCCGCGGGCATTCCACTTTTCAACCCACTCCTTAAAGGCGGTTCCGCCACCGCCATGGATTAACACGATTCCCGGGACCTTGTGGCTCGACGATGCCTCCTCAGGGATACCGAGCCATGCATAGACGCGGGTTGGTTTTCCCTCGTACATAAGTGCATCAAAGTAGATCGTCTTCAACTCACCAGCACCAATACTGACGATTTGTTCCTTTTCATTGCGAACAACCGGTGTATCTGTCAGCTCAGCCAGTGCGCGTATTCTCGATTCCTCAGTGCGGTAATCAGCTTGCACGCTCAAAGTCCTCAGCATTGCTGTGAAAATAACCGTCCATGTAATTATTCTCATTGTATTGTATTTCTCATGTTCTCCGAAAGTCTTGATCGCCCTATCTCCTGAAGGGCTTCCGCCTCATCGAAGAATATACGCCTTCCAGAGTTCCGGCCTTTTTATGCCATACCAGTGCCTGTTCATTGGCGTCTTTGACATATTTGAGTGCCTCGGTAATAGGCTCTCCCATAGGATCGAAATACCCGGTCTGGGACTTACCCGTAGCGTCATGCGTTCCGGCCCAGGTTTCGATATACCCACACGTCTGCCAGCCCAGCATAAAGGGCAGGTTCATGATTCCCTTTAAATATACGGCGTACTGTTTGCCTTTATCCTCGATAGTGGGGACTTCTACCCCCTTCACCCTATCCATTTGGGGGCGCAGGAATCCATAGGCGTGGTCGCCGTTGATGATGGGCTTTCCCGTCTTTTCATAAATTCTCTGCAGTTTTTGTTCGTGAGCCGGCGTATAGAAATCGTAATCCTGGATCAGCACCACATCTACGTAATTTTTCACAATATCCCACACCCAATCGGGTTGGGGCCTCGCATTTTGTATTTTATCGCCAAAAATCAAATGATGGGGGTCGTATTTCCTGATGGCATCGTGGTGAGCCTTGAGATAAGCGTCAACGATTTTTGCATTCATAAGTGCCTGATCGGTAAATCCCATTTTGGGATTTTGGGGCATCCCATACTCGCTTATTTCGAAAAAATCCTCCCACGTATTCACATTTAATCCGTACATTTTCCCAGCCTCAGCATGTGAAAACATCATAACTGTTTCCTCTTTTCCTTAAACCTGAATTAGTCGAGTCTCCCCTGATAGCAGGCATCGTCCCACAGGGTCGCGCGGAAGCGTGGCTCATTACCCGTTAGTACCGCAACCGCATCCTTGCACGCATCGGTGAAACAACGTCGATGGCAGAAATCCGTGCCCCCTGCGATGTGGGGGGTTGCCAGCACGTTGGGATGCCGACGAAACCAGGCATCTGGTGGGGGAGGTTCCGGTGCGAACACGTCAATCGCCGCAGCTATCTCCCCGGCCTCAATGCGTTCCCACAGTGGATCTTGCTCAACCACTGCCATGCGCGTGACAAGCACGAACAAAGCTCCCCGTGGCAAGGCGTTGATGACTTCTCTGCTGATAATTTGCTGGGTTGTTGGCGTTGGAGGAAGGCCGACAACAAAGACTTCGCTGGACGCAGCCAGTTCCTCAAGTGACGGGGCACGCTCGACACCGTGTGCCGCAAGTGTGGCATCTGCGACATAGGGGTCGTAGATTCTCGTGGCGCACCTGAATGGCGCAACCAGTTCGGCATAACGCTGATTGATGCTGCCGAATCCGGCGAGTCCTACACGCCTGCCTGTCAGGTCCCCATAGACAAAGCCTGGTTTTTTCCACATGTGAGATTTCCATTTGCCCTGGCGTACGAGGTAGAGTGATTCGGGAATATCGCGGATGAGATTGAGTGTCATGGCGAGCGCAAACTCGGCAACCGATGGCGTCATGCTGCGCGACGTATCAATAAGCGGGATGTCGCGGTCTGCCAACTCCTGCAGGTCAACCCAACCATCGAAGCGATTGTCAAACGTCCCGGCTAAGACCTTCATTCGCTCGGCAGATTGCCAGTCTTGAGGGGTGGTTGCAGGACGGTGCCAGGGACCTATCACAATCCCATCCGCAACGGGAATACGCTCGAGGAATCGCGTGAATGCTTCTTTGTCCTGTTGATCAATCTGGCGGATGATTTCGACTTCGCCCTGCGTCTTGAGGAACGCACAGCCTTCCTCGGTACACTGTCGCTGTCGATTGGAATCGGTCTCGAAAACAAGAATGTGCATGGGCTTTTCTCCAGGTACTTTGCTACTATCAATTTTGTGGAAAATGAGCAACGGTCTCGCCGCTCTCATCGAAAAATTCTAATCTGGCTGTGCCTTCTGGTTCAACAGAAAGTCTTATTCGGATACGCCCTTGACCATCGTGTAAACACACAAGCGCGAGATTATTCTCTTTGCCGACAAAAACTCGCCGCGCATGAGGGTGTTCTACTTCCAGACGTTTCAATGCGGCTTCCTTTTCTGGACCTTCGGGAAGATCCGAGAGGCGTTGGAATTCCTTAGCCCACTCGTTTATGGGCATTTCGGGACGATCCACTATATTGAGACTCGCAGAGCGACGACCATTTGTGTCCTCATGTTGGATAAAAATTACTTGATCCTGGCGGTATTGGTCAAATGTCAGAGCTCCTCCAGCGTAATACGAGCCATCTTCATTGCGTTCCCCACCGTGGGCCAACCCGCCACATTCGTTACCCTCATTATTAAAAAAATAAATTCCAGCGGGACGTTTCCCATCAGGTTCGCCAAATTGTTCTCCATCCATAAAGTGACCGGGTGAATGTTTTGTATTACAGAGAACAAGGCGCAAAGTCCCATCTGGTTCGATGACATTCAGGCGCTCAATAGACAACTCTTTCAGATAATTCGAGGCTTCCTGTGTCGTCTCGGTTGCATCTTGTTGGACTTGTTTGCTCTGTTGGTTCAGTCGTTCACGCAATTGACTGAGTTGATCGAGTAGTTGAGAAGCGTCGGGAAGTTGCCTGTCGGTATCAGATAGTTCTTCATCAGATCTTTGAATCTTCAGTACAGTCGTGCGCTGTACTTCAAGGAGTTCTCCTCCCGTTTGATACAGACACTCTATCTGTTGCCACACCCGATCCAATGTTTCACTCGATGTCATGGAAAGCTCTCCTTTCAAATGGTTCGATTTTATTATTCTCAACAATAATTGATGAACGATCTATTGGAGCAACATCAATTTCAACAACTAATATCTTTGGATCGTTGGTGTAAAAAACATTGTTCACAACAGTGTTATCCCTCCCTGTTGGCGCAGGGATATTTTTCTGATCAAGATAGTCCACCCTTACTGGATCGTCCGTTTTTTTATTTAAAATCTGAATATATCGAGTCAGGTTCTTATTAGATCCGATGAATTTATTATCCTTTATGATGTTGGCAAATCCCGCTAATTTGACAACTTCTTCATTGTAGGATTTTTCATAACAGTATAGAATATTATTCCGGACAGTTACAAATGAGGCCGCGTATTTGATATCGATATATTGTCCCAGTAATCCCGGTCCCAATATGCTTTCCTCAATTATGATATTATGGGCTCTTGCCATTTTCCCTCTTTCTTCAAGCCCTTTTGATGAACCAATATAAAAGCCTTCTCCTTCATGGGCGTTATAATCTTTATCCAGCCATTCTCCAATATGATGGATTTTCATTCTTCTAAAGGTGTTATGGTGACTTTCATTCCTGATAGCTACAGCAGTATTATGTGTATGATGTATATGCACATCTTCAATAACATTATGGTGTGATCCCGATCCCAATAAATATAAACCGATACGAAAACCATGCGTGTTCCAATACCCCTTGTCCAGAGACACTTTCTTCCCGGTTATTTCTATGCGGGAAATGTTCCAGAACGAGCCACTTAGTTTGATTGCTACCAAATCCTCTTCCTTTTTTTGACCAACTGTGGAAATTACAGCATATCGACCCTGGCCTGTGTTGTCTTTTGATGTAAGGGTGATTCTATTTTTATCGGACCCATTTGCATGTAGCTTAAAACTCTTATCGATTTCATACACATTGCCGCCCTGAAGCATAATCGTATCACCTGGCTTGACGGTACCCAATGCATCGTAAACATCCTTGCTTGTAGCGCATTGATAAATATCGTTATCACCAGCGTAAAGCACATTGATATTGGCAATCAACAGGGAAAAGGAAATAATTATAGGGAGCATGAGTCGTTTCGGGGCTAAATTGTTAATGACGTTTTTCATACATCCCTCACCATATCGTTCTCAGCCGACAAAGTCATGGATTCTTTGATATACGCTCAATTTGGCCTGATCTAATTCCTGCCCATATTCCTGAAAAAACAAAGGAGACTACGAGTTCTTCCGTAGCCTCCACTGATGATCCTGCCAATGCGTTTCAATTTTTTGAATAGAACTTTTGATCCATTGAAACGGGCTTTGTTTTTAAGAGGGGGACGGCAAAGCTGTGAATATCCTCTATCATAGCTACAACAAATGCTTCATCCACTCGTCTGCCCCAGTAGAATCCGTGGTCTTTACCCGGATAAATTTTCACCTCGATCGTCTTTCCACCATCCCTAATCGCAGGAATAATATAATCCATATTGACGTGTTTTAAAGGATGGACATCTCCGTGAAGGACGAGTAGGGGAGTTTGAAAACGGCTTACTTTGTCTTGAACTTTGGCAATAATATCTGGTGTCCAAAACTTTGCAGGGTCGTTGATTGGCTCATATCGAACCGCCTGGTCAGCTGCGGGTTTTGTCAACATCCCAGCAAAAATAATCGAAGCAGGTTCTCCAGCAACTGCCGCGCTTACAGAGGTTCGACTGATCAGTTCCAGCGTCATACTGCCACCGCCACTGCCCCCCATTACGACAATACTTTCGGAATCCACCTGATCGAACTTTCGCACAGCTTCTACAATGGCCAGAAAATCCAGAATGGGTCCTTCGGCCTGTGGATTGTCGCTATAATCCCGACGAGTAGCCTGAACAGTAACATAGCCCAGTGCTAAAAATCGGGTTTGAATGGGCCCTCCTGTCAGATTTTGCTGTCGTCTTTCCTGGTTCTGGTATCCGAGACCACCGTGCATAAAGACAATTGCAGGAAACGGCCCATCGCCTGGTGGTACGCGATAAGATGCTTCTGCAGTTGCTCCATCGCCAGAAGGTGTGCGTAGTTCGTGAACGGGTGAAATAGATAATGGTATTGGCACCGGTTTTACGCCCTCAGCCAATGGAGAATTTTCATTATCACCAGCCATCATTCGCTGTTCTTCTTCGGTATATTCCCTTTCAGGAGGTGTTGGGTTCAAGCCAAACTCCTCTCGAGAAATAAAGCCGTCTTTGTTCGAATCCCGTCTATCGAAATTCGCCGCATTACCACTAAACTCTTCCCTGGAAATTCGACCATCCTTATTTGTATCACGCCGAGCAAAGTTCCTCTCACGTCGTTGTTCCCTGCTTTCATTGGCATCCTGAGCCAGGACAGGCACAGTAAAAAGAAGTACTAACAAAACACTCCGTACGAGGGTCATT
Above is a genomic segment from Gemmatimonadota bacterium containing:
- a CDS encoding Gfo/Idh/MocA family oxidoreductase codes for the protein MKPYKFLISGCGSAGRNVAQVAAADGRGKIVGLVDPQQAQLDMMQEQYPDALTGHEYARLLRETQPDVVVVAGPDHLHADQTVMALEQGCHVLVEKPLATTVADAQRILDAEVESGRHVMTDQTMRYLHPWHEMALMAQSGEIGDVFFVQGDYIHDMWSHYSPEGKNHTPWRIDRQNPQNILLGGGCHPLDLILWTVESPVTEVYAYSNKLSIPVFPDDDCYIVILQFENGVTGKVFVTSGCSGHGMGEGMGGGFLAVYGTEGTLWKGQLFRRGHEPVPIEESSAHEVIGGHGWGRSVVDYLNLLDGKISNPIPARWGARIVSICEAALDSIRTKRPQSPHWFE
- a CDS encoding M55 family metallopeptidase, whose product is MRILILCDLEGTAGVVDFKTQTYDGGRDNEQAKYLATLEINALIDGAMEGGATDPIVLDGHGSGGINIEHIHREARVIFGRPRGSAWEMGLTFEAQFLYGHHAMENTPDGVLCHSWSSRSIANCWLNDELIGEIGFNIAHAGEVGVPTVFISGDRAAVDEARRYVPDIEGVVVKEGLSRTAALSLSPTKARDLLREGARKAMGRIGEIAPYTIPSPYIFATEYQSADSAEARAAREDVERVDTHTVKITGDTIAEISAKRR
- a CDS encoding sialidase family protein; this encodes MMAKPSFRKPAPEGVVEQIGIGTGTGNGMVVLDDGSLVMVVGSRFHISTDGGQTWGESRPLNCEAMGSSSNLSCIKLQSGKLALAHRGKEEAGLGTEMFNWNPFYLSVSEDEGQTWVGAWPMKLLGGPYHDVMIQLSSGRLLMPSRICHSNRRHPGLEYERVSSYGIWKGLRLQVSGHYHYPEVDIAAVSYSDDEGQTWQQCQGQLMGWFDAEGIPNGRGGITAVDEPSVAECADGRVMLLARSTVGRLVQSTSEDGGETWTPILPSDLASSYSPPRLRQIPSTGDLLCVWNQVSRDEIKRGYRRGRLSVAISRDSGASWERFKTIEVSEGMEDVERVVPQEPITPVIGLPDVGMLPEGFATFDYPNVWFAGDKVYLTYHRSWVEADEDAGEAVTLGERKGKAGKPREMVLRIYPLAEFYR
- a CDS encoding acetylxylan esterase, which translates into the protein MRIITWTVIFTAMLRTLSVQADYRTEESRIRALAELTDTPVVRNEKEQIVSIGAGELKTIYFDALMYEGKPTRVYAWLGIPEEASSSHKVPGIVLIHGGGGTAFKEWVEKWNARGYAAISIAVEGQTDEREPGKPGDTRRNRWKKHPWSGPARTGIYGDADKPIEEQWMYHAVADAILANSLLRSLSQVDSTSVGLMGISWGGIIASTVIGIDDRFAFAIPTYGCGNLSQAANQYGRALGNNDLYKEVWDPVLRLKKVKTPTLWLSWPGDQHFPLDKQASCYRTVSGPYMVCLIPGMKHGHQPGMKPPDSYTFADSVVKEGKPWARQISSRTESGQFTVIFESSRPLDAAFLISTTDTGITGKRKWIESPAKLRKRAEQWVVTATRPEGTIACFINVKSGDLTLTSDYTEIE
- a CDS encoding prolyl oligopeptidase family serine peptidase, whose amino-acid sequence is MTLVRSVLLVLLFTVPVLAQDANESREQRRERNFARRDTNKDGRISREEFSGNAANFDRRDSNKDGFISREEFGLNPTPPEREYTEEEQRMMAGDNENSPLAEGVKPVPIPLSISPVHELRTPSGDGATAEASYRVPPGDGPFPAIVFMHGGLGYQNQERRQQNLTGGPIQTRFLALGYVTVQATRRDYSDNPQAEGPILDFLAIVEAVRKFDQVDSESIVVMGGSGGGSMTLELISRTSVSAAVAGEPASIIFAGMLTKPAADQAVRYEPINDPAKFWTPDIIAKVQDKVSRFQTPLLVLHGDVHPLKHVNMDYIIPAIRDGGKTIEVKIYPGKDHGFYWGRRVDEAFVVAMIEDIHSFAVPLLKTKPVSMDQKFYSKN